A window from Toxoplasma gondii ME49 chromosome IX, whole genome shotgun sequence encodes these proteins:
- a CDS encoding hypothetical protein (encoded by transcript TGME49_304880): protein MPASAAPSLTGCDDDLPPEMLENGDGARQSLPIPNTKKFVCDQVMEVTRGNQDVGGTNRPEEAICTIMPTGTSKTRPGKSATEETWPGVTGADTSSKDTAKEAGVFGRREGSHCFCASSMPKRISQTRSPLSLCPSGSSHSSPGAMPQRSPRPLDAFPFGDVVHEERAAGCTSPMIPAPAMCPSPSFLSSPSSSSSHSSAKDGSESQSGARRNADPTDPHLLACSTGEEQCGRTFLSAIGGFSLASPLFTAEDPTVPFATNAELWLPALQEPFGVQTPSVQTAASIPSWQENGERDAEKPAVLHTRCFRGYEEERLCEVGIQASVPDRASALFSLQTKGLGCVQAFEEDDKAARPNLEIRLPPSDCRDECLWEGLFGGGAREASVWLVKHLLWAERAEQLKAELSGTFRCPSSQSQLGEGLSHRRVFFSCFPLWKNIATRRQKSDDREECLFSPILSVLFAVNTRTFTSLLTLPCLAAWEEKIFFSAFTSADSHSKVSAWSSFFYGEEDGRVQKSQSPCRSCHSHSPAPFLPSGAIRHPVAASLRYFSQTLLARCELLSKWCKYNLAGFQGMHGLRQKRHSFVDLFRVYREVFCRLLLLHSTAVAVAWGRHIHFDWKADSNAPTPRHKELPRLALLCLELCRQQGEIRNLQGSISHKLRQQHEAVTRSRLLDVLCAAAAGDERTTPNGREVFPFFCVSRGPPEDDQNGRREKEVMNEAEFINSSDKDDSELQAAFGWLAAQVFMCDSQVYLHLPADHPVSRGLVPAMQEVPCTTERMQEVCFLDETCSAANVLDRGVRRTDQDGVAATTRRLTPLCGSWTRPRDIQSEREVTGSEIESNHVNDSTADACRNFQLCHSRELQLSCSFCPASRGGNLNPGDKENIVHPVLPWIATGCILDLVGQSRSSVGVIRAAILLPRTTFRHFFCYRAAVPTDGDASEKSPRETGVPCTLREALRMRDDNGDDSCGRRRDLQPASVFVCAFLENGRVTLNGRLVSFPTTSSQCPLYPQIVDVLVFSWFGTGRRPAPPSLEGTRCSSPPVSRSASPPCSPSCPVSCNVTAPQQRFTLLFLAADGRLFASGDIPPFLVRTSPLSVTLTKGRLGSFFHAHPIDAVCTHTGRHLLFSAFLAANAEGAALTSGLVLPRYRLLQGSASGDMLMSHIPACCSSAACSHFPSPYGVSSSSSRMRWKAHADATAETVDNDAMSSRLRWRRDLVHDSVQPSVALFRGSSATNTFQSEREPLTACTGRAGTGWASASFWPGVSDSESCSFTDDRQHHYCSVKDKTFPCALAILQSHTGDPVLLQMAFENPKMPGTHLQSTGACRPALIQGIGGVREYSPVALEFVSLELVGRGRDHRDLVAATSFKEETVDRKGNKEEGRHKNTEGGAEGHASQGTPASTRAQGGAVQDRPAGGLPSSSILKHLLESERWVACCLYHIVLLVKTGVDTPEGGILLSTLEKKQHDWLASFFVEYPLIRASIRSLRLGFEHLTSSQNDRIRQKLLTSVPKADAVPQRLNCTSTVHSFDANLRGRSGRRGRNSFLVSNEKTEGAEEQVDHKTREHAYSAADVNKCERKNGGHPPESTKPAVANQFASNGDNSRDSRRRNVQRIRALVDWEEGDSQLRLFIFLVDGTFFSVNLHQKRVELVWNPKRCTPVE from the exons ATGCCTGCATCCGCAGCTCCTTCACTAACCGGATGCGATGATGACTTGCCACCGGAGATGCTTGAAAACGGCGACGGTGCCCGTCAGTCCTTGCCAATACCTAACACGAAGAAGTTTGTGTGTGACCAAGTAATGGAAGTAACACGAGGGAACCAAGACGTAGGGGGAACGAACCGCCCTGAGGAGGCAATCTGCACCATCATGCCGACGGGGACTTCAAAGACTCGACCCGGCAAAAGtgcgacagaggaaacgtgGCCTGGAGTGACCGGCGCAGACACGAGCAGCAAGGACACCGCGAAGGAAGCCGGAGTCTTCGGAAGACGGGAGGGTAGCCACTGTTTTTGCGCCTCGTCCATGCCGAAAAGAATCTCTCAAACACGTTCACCGCTCTCCCTTTGCCCCTCTGGTTCTTCTCATTCTTCTCCGGGGGCCATGCCGCAGCGGTCACCGCGGCCCCTTGACGCGTTTCCTTTCGGCGACGTGGTACATGAGGAGCGTGCGGCCGGTTGCACATCTCCGATGATTCCGGCTCCCGCTATGtgtccttcgccttcgttcctctcttcgccttcttcctcttcgtctcatTCTTCTGCCAAAGACGGCTCTGAATCACAATCTGGCGCGCGTAGGAACGCGGACCCAACAGACCCTCATCTCCTCGCTTGCTCGACTGGAGAGGAACAATGCGGGAGGACCTTTCTCTCAGCTATCGgcggtttttctctcgcttcgcctctgttcACAGCAGAAGACCCCACTGTTCCCTTTGCGACAAATGCGGAGCTGTGGCTGCCTGCATTGCAGGAACCTTTCGGTGTACAAACTCCCAGTGTACAGACTGCAGCCTCCATTCCATCCTGgcaagagaacggagaacgagacgcggagaaacCAGCAGTTCTTCATACGAGATGTTTCCGCGGATACGAAGAAGAGCGTCTTTGTGAAGTTGGAATTCAGGCGAGTGTGCCTGATCGagcgtctgctctcttcaGCCTTCAGACGAAGGGGCTGGGGTGTGTGCAGGCAttcgaggaagacgacaagGCTGCGAGGCCGAATCTGGAAATCCGCCTGCCGCCAAGTGACTGCCGAGACGAGTGTTTGTGGGAAGGCCTTTTTGGTGGAGGGGCTCGCGAGGCTTCTGTCTGGCTCGTTAAGCACCTGCTGTGGGCCGAAAGAGCCGAGCAGTTGAAAGCTGAACTCAGTGGCACATTTCGCTGCCCTTCGTCTCAAAGTCAACTTGGGGAAGGTTTATCTCATCGTCGcgtgtttttttcttgttttccgcTGTGGAAGAACATCGCAacgaggcgacagaagagtGACGACCGGGAGGaatgtctcttctccccaaTTTTGTCGGTTCTGTTTGCCGTAAATACACGAACCTTTACTTCTTTGCTGACGCTCCCCTGTCTAGCAGCTTGGGAAGAGaagatcttcttctccgccttcacCTCCGCCGACTCACATTCGAAGGTATCCGCCTGGTCCTCTTTTTTCTACGGAGAGGAGGACGGAAGGGTACAGAAGAGTCAATCGCCCTGCCGTTCATGCCATTCCCATTCGCCTGCACCTTTCCTACCAAGTGGTGCTATACGGCACCCTGTGGCAGCGAGTTTACGCTACTTTTCTCAGACATTGCTTGCCCGATGTGAACTCCTCTCGAAATGGTGTAAATATAACCTGGCCGGATTCCAAGGGATGCATGGGTTACGTCAAAAACGTCACAGTTTCGTCGATCTTTTTCGTGTCTACCGCGAGGtgttctgtcgccttcttcttcttcattcaACCGCTGTAGCCGTGGCTTGGGGAAGGCACATTCACTTCGACTGGAAAGCCGACAGCAACGCCCCCACTCCGCGGCACAAAGAGCTGCCGCGTCTTGCTTTACTGTGCCTGGAACTCTGTCGCCAGCAAGGTGAAATCCGAAATCTTCAAGGATCGATATCGCATAAATTACGCCAGCAGCACGAAGCAGTGACTCGTTCAAGGCTTCTGGACGTCCTCTGTGCCGCCGCAGCTGGCGACGAGAGGACGACACCGAATGGCCGTGAGGTCTtcccgtttttctgtgtttcacGTGGACCCCCGGAGGATGATCAAAACGGTCGTAGGGAAAAAGAAGTGATGAACGAGGCAGAGTTTATCAACTCATCAGACAAGGATGACTCTGAATTGCAAGCTGCGTTCGGGTGGCTTGCAGCGCAGGTCTTCATGTGTGACTCCCAGGTGTATCTACATCTCCCGGCGGATCATCCGGTGTCACGTGGCTTGGTGCCCGCCATGCAGGAGGTTCCTTGTACCACGGAGCGTATGCAAGAGGTTTGCTTTCTTGATGAGACATGCTCTGCCGCAAATGTCCTTGACCGGGGTGTGCGTCGCACCGATCAAGACGGAGTCGCAGCCACTACACGCCGGTTGACTCCGCTCTGCGGTTCATGGACGCGCCCAAGGGATATTCAAAGTGAGCGGGAAGTGACTGGAAGCGAAATCGAAAGCAACCATGTCAACGACTCGACTGCAGACGCCTGCCGCAATTTTCAGCTTTGCCATAGTCGTGAGCTGCAACTCTCATGCAGTTTCTGTCCCGCTTCTCGTGGGGGGAACCTAAACCCAGGGGACAAAGAGAACATAGTACACCCCGTTTTGCCGTGGATTGCTACCGGGTGCATATTGGACTTGGTCGGGCAGAGCCGGTCCTCTGTGGGAGTCATTCGGGCCGCAATTCTTCTCCCACGAACCACATTTCGGCACTTTTTCTGCTATCGTGCTGCTGTTCCGACCGACGGCGACGCATCAGAAAAAAGCCCCCGGGAAACAGGCGTGCCTTGCACGCTACGAGAGGCACTGCGTATGCGGGATGACAACGGCGACGATTCTTGTGGACGACGCAGAGATCTGCAACCGGCCTCTGTGTTTgtctgcgccttcctcgagAACGGACGCGTAACTCTAAATGGACGACTGGTTTCG TTTCCGACCACCTCATCGCAGTGCCCGTTATATCCGCAAATTGTGGACGTGCTCGTATTTTCGTGGTTTGGCACGGGCCGACGTCCCGCCCCTCCTTCCTTAGAAGGAACACGTTGCTCGTCACCGCCTGTCTCCCgttctgcctcgcctccgtGTTCCCCTTCCTGCCCCGTCTCCTGCAACGTCACTGCGCCACAGCAGCGCTTCACACTGCTGTTTCTCGCAGCAGATGGACGACTCTTTGCGAGTGGGGATATCCCACCATTCCTTGTTAGGACATCTCCGCTCTCTGTGACACTCACGAAGGGAAGGCTGGGTAGTTTCTTCCATGCACATCCCATTGACGCCGTGTGCACGCACACTGGGCGTCACCTACTCTTTTCGGCATTCTTGGCAGCGAATGCTGAAGGCGCTGCCTTGACGTCTGGACTCGTCTTGCCACGGTATCGGCTGTTGCAGGGGTCTGCATCAGGTGATATGCTTATGTCTCATATTCCAGCCTGTTGCTCTTCAGCGGCGTGCTCACATTTTCCTTCACCTTATGGTGtatcctcttcctcttcccgcATGCGGTGGAAGGCGCACGCAGATGCCACAGCAGAGACTGTAGACAATGACGCCATGTCGTCAAGGCTACGATGGAGACGAGACCTGGTCCACGATTCGGTTCAGCCGTCCGTCGCTTTGTTCAGAGGCTCTTCCGCTACGAACACATTCCAAAGTGAACGTGAACCCCTTACCGCTTGCACAGGGCGTGCAGGTACCGGGTgggcctctgcgtctttttgGCCAGGGGTGTCGGATAGTGAGTCTTGCTCCTTTACAGACGACAGACAGCACCACTACTGTAGCGTCAAAGACAAAACGTTCCCTTGCGCACTGGCTATTCTTCAGTCCCACACTGGTGACCCTGTTCTGCTCCAAATGGCGTTTGAAAATCCGAAAATGCCCGGAACGCATTTACAAAGCACTGGCGCGTGTCGTCCCGCCCTGATCCAGGGAATTGGAGGCGTCAGAGAGTACTCTCCTGTAGCTCTTGAGTTTGTCTCACTGGAGCTTGTGGGTAGAGGTCGCGACCATCGGGATCTTGTTGCAGCGACGAGTttcaaagaagagacggtCGACAGAAAGGGGAAcaaggaggaaggaagacacAAGAATACTGAGGGCGGAGCCGAAGGCCATGCTTCTCAGGGGACGCCGGCATCAACTCGAGCGCAGGGAGGCGCCGTCCAGGACAGGCCAGCGGGAGGtctgccgtcttcttcgattCTGAAACATCTTCTCGAATCCGAACGATGGGTTGCGTGCTGCCTATATCACATTGTGCTCCTTGTGAAGACAGGCGTAgacacccctgagggcggtATCTTGCTGTCAACgctggaaaagaaacagcaTGACTGGCTTGCTTCCTTTTTTGTCGAATATCCCCTCATCCGCGCCTCCATCCGTTCCCTTCGCCTCGGCTTTGAACACTTGACCTCCTCGCAGAATGACAGAATCCGGCAAAAGCTCCTTACGTCAGTACCAAAAGCAGACGCGGTTCCTCAACGACTCAACTGCACTAGCACCGTCCACAGTTTTGATGCAAATCTGAGGGGGCGTTCAGGgcggaggggaagaaactCGTTTTTGGTCAGTAATGAAAAGACTGAAGGCGCAGAGGAGCAAGTTGATCATAAAACGCGGGAACATGCATACTCTGCAGCGGACGTAAACAAGTGTGAAAGAAAGAACGGTGGGCATCCACCAGAGTCAACGAAGCCAGCGGTGGCAAATCAGTTCGCATCCAATGGCGACAACAGCAGGGATAGCCGAAGGAGAAACGTACAGAGAATACGCGCATTAGTAGACTGGGAAGAAGGTGACAGCCAGTTGCGACTCTTCATTTTTCTCGTTGATggcaccttcttctctgtcaaTCTTCATCAAAAACGTGTCGAACTAGTATGGAACCCGAAACGGTGTACGCCTGTAGAGTAG